In the Plectropomus leopardus isolate mb chromosome 5, YSFRI_Pleo_2.0, whole genome shotgun sequence genome, one interval contains:
- the LOC121943583 gene encoding thymus-specific serine protease gives MLFSSACCLIPLLFFSFTDAGRTLMKIKERVRNLQLQKAKQHLLTHTVSGRQPLKHVKEGRIHQQLDHFNRQDLSTFPQRFFVNDAYWQRLDGPVFLFIGGEGPIFEFDVLAGHHVDMAEENGALLLALEHRFYGDSINADGLKTENLADLSSQQALADLAVFHQYISQSFNLSHRNTWISFGGSYSGALSAWFRGKFPHLVYGAVASSAPVKATLDFSAYSNSVGLSLMNEAVGGSEKCLTGVRDAFAAVEALMSRNVSQVAVDFGCCQIPKDLDDQIELMQNLADIIMGTVQYNEEGVLMSINDICGVMTNKSEAYEGEMEAYNRLVKLAQIYHSTGEEPCLDISHERTVKELMNTSVHSGRRAERQWTYQTCTEFGFYQTCEDTTCPFSGMVTLRSQAELCSILFGISQHSLPGRIAFTNAYYGGDNPHTHRVLYVNGGVDPWRELSVVQEWTEEGEEAQTIFIKDAAHCADMLSGRVTDCRLLKKAREEIKKHVVSWLKMAAREKMEKRKV, from the exons ATGCTTTTCTCATCGGCCTGCTGTCTCATTCCTCTACTCTTCTTCTCCTTTACTGATGCTG GACGTACTCTGATGAAGATCAAGGAGCGTGTGCGTAATCTCCAGCTACAGAAAGCCAAGCAGCATCTCCTGACACACACGGTCAGTGGTCGTCAGCCTCTCAAACACGTGAAGGAGGGCAGGATTCACCAACAACTGGACCACTTTAACCGACAAGACTTAAGCACCTTCCCTCAG AGGTTCTTTGTGAACGATGCGTACTGGCAGCGTCTTGATGGTCCAGTGTTCCTCTTCATTGGAGGAGAAGGGCCCATTTTTGAGTTTGATGTTCTGGCAG GTCACCATGTTGACATGGCTGAAGAGAACGGGGCTCTGCTACTGGCTCTGGAGCATCGTTTCTATGGTGACAGCATCAACGCTGATGGTCTCAAAACAGAGAACCTGGCAGACCTGAGCAGCCAGCAGGC gctTGCTGACTTGGCTGTATTCCACCAGTACATCAGCCAGAGCTTTAATCTGAGCCACAGAAACACCTGGATCAGCTTCGGAGGGTCATACTCCGGCGCTCTGTCCGCCTGGTTCAGAGGAAAG TTTCCCCACCTGGTGTACGGAGCTGTGGCCTCATCTGCTCCTGTCAAGGCCACGTTGGACTTCTCTGCCTACAGCAAT AGCGTTGGCTTGAGTCTCATGAACGAAGCAGTTGGTGGCTCAGAAAAG tgtCTGACTGGTGTGCGAGATGCCTTCGCCGCTGTGGAAGCGCTGATGAGCAGGAATGTCAGCCAGGTGGCCGTGGATTTTGGCTGTTGTCAGATACCCAAGGATCTTGATGACCAG ATTGAGTTGATGCAAAACCTTGCCGACATCATCATGGGAACAGTGCAGTACAATGAAGAAGGGGTGCTCATGTCTATTAATGACATCTGTGGTGTGATGACCAATAAGAGCGAGGCATATGAGGGGGAGATGGAGGCTTACAACCGCCTTGTTAAGCTTGCACAG aTCTACCATTCCACCGGTGAGGAACCGTGTCTGGACATCTCCCATGAGAGAACAGTGAAGGAGCTGATGAACACGTCTGTCCACTCTGGCCGTAGAGCAGAGAGACAGTGGACTTACCAGACCTGCACTGAGTTTGGCTTCt ATCAGACCTGTGAGGACACCACTTGTCCGTTCTCGGGGATGGTGACCCTGCGGAGCCAGGCTGAACTCTGCTCCATACTGTTTGGCATTTCCCAGCATTCCCTGCCTGGTCGCATTGCCTTCACAAACGCCTACTATGGAGGagacaacccacacacacacagggtccTTTATGTCAATG GTGGAGTTGACCCATGGAGGGAGCTGTCAGTGGTCCAGGAGTGGACTGAGGAAGGTGAAGAAGCCCAGACCATTTTCATTAAGGACGCAGCTCACTGTGCTGATATGCTGAGCGGCAGAGTGACAGACTGCCGCTTGCTCAAGAAAGCCAGAGAG gagattaaaaaacatGTGGTGAGTTGGCTGAAGATGGCGGCCCGAGAGAAGATGGAGAAGAGGAAGGTGTGA
- the LOC121943641 gene encoding lysophosphatidic acid receptor 6-like produces the protein MDMNSTTSDARQPHLVYALVFGFILALGLPLNAFSLWTLLRNHSLKSPCVVFMVNLAISDLLLIISLPMRVYFYATGTWPLSRIACTCITLFFLDNIRSSTICVTFISIDRLLAVVYPLRSRHLRTISNALKAVGLSWLFVLVLNITERVALSTNSTRHNESTCFEFPPKRSIMAYIDSMLVFTLLAVNIVCTTLVCRTLYRNLSDSARVNSKVNVLLLFVMNLAVFTVCFLPVSFALLIVGKPMDTSLTCLASVNCCLDPLLYYFSLDAFWKKKEDADLAMEP, from the coding sequence ATGGACATGAACTCCACAACAAGCGACGCACGACAGCCGCATCTGGTCTATGCTTTGGTCTTTGGCTTTATTTTGGCACTGGGTCTGCCTCTCAATGCTTTCTCACTGTGGACTCTTCTAAGAAACCACAGCCTCAAATCCCCCTGTGTGGTCTTCATGGTCAACCTGGCAATCTCGGACCTACTGCTCATCATCTCCCTTCCCATGAGGGTCTACTTTTACGCAACGGGCACCTGGCCTCTGAGCAGAATTGCATGTACCTGcatcacattgttttttctcGACAACATCCGCTCCAGCACCATCTGTGTCACCTTCATCAGCATTGACCGGCTGCTTGCTGTGGTTTATCCTCTGAGGTCACGCCATCTTCGAACCATTTCCAACGCCTTGAAAGCTGTCGGGCTCAgttggctgtttgtgttggtgCTGAACATCACAGAGAGAGTGGCCCTTTCTACAAATTCCACTCGCCACAATGAGTCCACCTGTTTTGAATTTCCCCCTAAAAGATCAATAATGGCTTATATTGACTCTATGTTAGTGTTCACCTTGCTGGCAGTCAATATTGTGTGCACCACTTTGGTGTGTAGGACTCTATACAGAAACCTCAGTGACTCTGCAAGGGTCAACAGCAAGGTGAATGTCTTGCTACTTTTTGTCATGAACTTAGCTGTATTCACTGTATGTTTCTTACCAGTGTCGTTTGCATTATTAATTGTAGGGAAACCTATGGACACGTCTTTAACTTGTTTGGCTAGTGTGAACTGCTGTCTGGATCCACTGTTGTATTACTTTTCCCTCGATGCCTTTTGGAAGAAAAAGGAGGATGCAGATCTTGCAATGGAACCATAG
- the LOC121943565 gene encoding integral membrane protein 2C-like, translated as MVKISFQSVAGQKVEKENDGDKTEILIPHPMDDDELVLPLRPKKSPLNGLCCLTFGLVVFMAGLVLASIYVYRYYFIPHIPEDNMFQCRVLYEDAVYAPLRGRQELEENVGIYLADNYEKITVPVPHFGGSDPADIIHDFHRGLTAYHDIALDKCYVIELNTTIVMPPRNLWELLVNVKKGTYLPQTYIIHEEMVVTGKVHNMRQLGPFIYRLCNGKDTYRLNRRVTRRRINKREAKDCHHIRHFENTFVVETVICDEE; from the exons ATGGTGAAGATCAGTTTCCAGTCCGTCGCGGGACAGAAAGTGGAGAAGGAGAATGATGGCGACAAGACCGAAATCCTCATTCCTCATCCTATG gatGATGATGAGCTGGTTCTTCCCCTGCGGCCCAAAAAGTCTCCCCTCAATGGCCTGTGCTGCCTGACGTTTGGCCTGGTTGTGTTCATGGCCGGTCTGGTCCTTGCCTCCATTTATGTCTACCGCTACTACTTTATACCTCAT atCCCAGAGGATAACATGTTCCAGTGCAGGGTGCTTTATGAAGACGCTGTGTATGCCCCACTGCGTGGGCGTCAGGAGCTGGAGGAAAACGTCGGCATCTACTTGGCCGACAACTATGAGAAGATCACTGTGCCCGTGCCTCACTTTGGAGGCAGCGACCCCGCTGATATAATCCATGACTTCCACAGA GGACTGACAGCCTATCATGACATTGCTCTCGACAAATGCTACGTCATTGAGCTGAACACCACCATTGTGATGCCTCCACGCAACCTTTGGGAGCTCCTTGTCAATGTCAAG AAGGGAACATACTTGCCTCAGACCTACATCATCCATGAAGAGATGGTGGTGACTGGCAAAGTGCACAACATGCGTCAGCTGGGACCCTTCATTTACCGCCTGTGCAATGGGAAGGACACTTACCGCTTGAACCGCCGCGTCACCCGCAGAC GCATCAACAAGCGCGAGGCGAAGGACTGCCACCACATCCGTCACTTCGAGAATACATTCGTGGTGGAGACGGTTATCTGCGATGAAGAGTAA